A part of Solibacillus sp. FSL H8-0538 genomic DNA contains:
- a CDS encoding ABC transporter ATP-binding protein → MNNLLEVKDLQIVFEKEKKELVSVDNVSFSLKRGETLGIVGESGCGKSVTSLSIMRLLGKNGRIRQGEVLFAGEDIAHVSDKRIRELRGNEISMIFQEPMTSLNPVLTIGDQMMESIRLHMKLDKKAARQYAIEMLEKVRIPRAEVIIDEYPHGLSGGMRQRVMIAMALSCKPKLLIADEPTTALDVTIQAQILKLMQGLREESDTSIMLITHDLGVIAEMADRVIVMYAGQVVEEAEVFELFDNPKHPYTKGLMASIPHIEFDGNERLVSIPGTVPSLDQMPQGCRFQSRCSFATDKCIEQQPSLTQITTQHAVRCFLYESGEE, encoded by the coding sequence GTGAATAATCTTTTAGAAGTGAAGGATTTGCAAATTGTTTTTGAAAAAGAGAAAAAAGAGCTCGTTTCTGTTGATAATGTAAGCTTTTCATTAAAGCGTGGAGAAACTCTTGGAATCGTAGGGGAATCAGGGTGCGGCAAGAGTGTTACATCGTTATCGATTATGCGACTGCTTGGAAAAAATGGTCGTATTCGCCAGGGAGAAGTACTATTTGCTGGTGAAGATATAGCACATGTATCGGACAAACGAATTCGTGAGCTACGTGGTAACGAAATTTCGATGATTTTCCAGGAGCCGATGACATCACTAAATCCGGTATTGACGATTGGTGACCAAATGATGGAGAGTATTCGTCTCCACATGAAACTGGATAAAAAAGCAGCACGTCAATATGCGATTGAGATGTTAGAGAAGGTACGTATACCGCGTGCTGAAGTCATTATTGATGAATACCCACACGGATTATCAGGGGGAATGAGGCAGCGTGTCATGATCGCCATGGCACTCTCTTGTAAGCCGAAATTACTTATTGCAGATGAGCCAACCACGGCACTAGATGTAACCATTCAGGCTCAAATATTAAAGCTGATGCAGGGCTTACGTGAAGAATCGGACACGTCAATTATGCTTATTACGCATGATTTAGGCGTGATTGCTGAAATGGCAGACCGCGTCATTGTTATGTACGCAGGGCAAGTTGTAGAGGAAGCGGAAGTGTTTGAGTTATTCGACAATCCGAAGCATCCGTATACGAAAGGGCTGATGGCATCAATCCCGCATATTGAATTTGATGGAAATGAACGACTTGTTTCGATTCCAGGAACGGTTCCGTCACTCGACCAAATGCCACAAGGTTGTCGTTTTCAGTCTCGCTGTTCTTTTGCGACAGACAAGTGTATAGAGCAACAACCGTCATTAACGCAAATAACTACACAGCATGCAGTACGCTGCTTCTTATATGAATCGGGGGAGGAATAA
- a CDS encoding ABC transporter ATP-binding protein: MGAQQTKEPLLKVEHLKTYYPIKKGVLSKVVGQVKAVDGVSFAIYPGETLGLVGESGCGKSTIGKTILGLETLTEGQIFFQGQDLAQLSKREMKPFRKDLQIIFQDPFSSLNPRKRVNDILGEALQVHKIVDKQEIPTKIDALMEIVGLPKHYKTRYPHEFSGGQRQRIGIARALCLNPQLIICDEPVSALDVSIQAQVLNLLKDLQKELNLTYLFIAHGLGAVKYTCDRIAVMYLGKIVEIATTEEIFSNPKHPYTQALLSAYPIPNPHKRGQERIVIEGDVPSPANPPSGCRFHTRCPIATAICREQEPLLKSDDEGHEVACFALDQ, from the coding sequence ATGGGCGCACAACAAACAAAAGAGCCATTATTAAAAGTTGAGCATCTAAAAACATATTACCCGATCAAAAAAGGTGTTTTGTCTAAAGTAGTTGGTCAAGTAAAGGCAGTGGATGGGGTAAGCTTTGCGATTTATCCAGGGGAGACGCTAGGGCTTGTTGGAGAATCAGGCTGTGGTAAATCGACAATTGGTAAAACCATATTAGGACTTGAAACATTAACAGAGGGGCAAATTTTCTTTCAAGGACAGGATTTAGCACAACTATCCAAAAGAGAAATGAAGCCATTTCGTAAAGATTTGCAAATCATTTTTCAGGATCCGTTCTCGTCACTAAATCCGCGTAAGCGTGTGAATGATATTTTAGGAGAGGCACTACAGGTTCATAAAATTGTGGATAAACAAGAAATTCCCACAAAAATTGACGCACTTATGGAAATAGTGGGCTTACCGAAGCATTATAAAACACGCTACCCACATGAATTTTCTGGTGGGCAACGTCAGCGTATTGGGATTGCAAGGGCGCTTTGTTTAAACCCGCAGCTTATTATTTGTGACGAACCAGTATCCGCACTCGACGTATCGATTCAGGCGCAAGTGCTAAATTTATTAAAGGACTTACAAAAAGAATTAAATTTAACATACTTATTTATTGCCCACGGACTCGGTGCAGTGAAATATACATGTGATCGTATTGCCGTGATGTACTTAGGGAAAATCGTTGAAATTGCGACAACCGAGGAAATATTTAGCAATCCGAAGCATCCGTACACACAGGCATTACTGAGCGCATATCCGATTCCCAATCCACATAAACGCGGGCAGGAACGAATCGTGATTGAAGGCGATGTGCCAAGTCCAGCGAATCCGCCAAGTGGCTGTCGCTTCCATACGCGCTGTCCAATTGCAACGGCGATTTGCCGCGAGCAGGAGCCATTACTTAAATCAGATGACGAAGGACATGAAGTTGCTTGCTTCGCATTAGACCAGTAA
- a CDS encoding ABC transporter permease gives MVSYIIRRLLIAIPVIIGVTIFNFIIINLAPGNPVEMFIDPNTSADMIELRKEQLGLNDPMWQQYLHWMGNLLQGNLGFSYTTNDPVVDVLLARIGPTFLLMGLALIVGLTIAIPLGILSAKKQYSFLDYTTMGVSFFGISIPGFFLGLGLIYIFGLTLNWLPSGGMFTLGKEGDLLDRIKHLVLPVMVLSIYVAGTNIRYVRASMLEVFGQDYLRTARAKGLKEYVVTNKHAFRNALIPIITIIGIEVPALLGGAVITEQIFQWPGMGQLTIQSIMSRDYPTLMAINFMAAIMVLSANLITDIVYSVADPRIKYD, from the coding sequence ATGGTTTCGTACATTATTCGTCGGTTATTAATTGCAATACCAGTTATTATCGGTGTAACAATTTTTAATTTCATCATTATTAATTTAGCCCCTGGTAATCCAGTTGAAATGTTCATTGATCCAAATACATCAGCGGATATGATTGAGCTACGAAAAGAGCAGCTTGGTTTAAATGACCCGATGTGGCAACAATATTTGCACTGGATGGGAAATTTGCTACAAGGAAATTTAGGCTTTTCATATACAACGAATGATCCTGTAGTGGATGTTCTTTTAGCACGTATCGGCCCAACGTTTTTATTAATGGGCTTAGCGCTAATTGTTGGGCTTACAATTGCGATTCCACTTGGGATTTTAAGCGCAAAGAAACAATACAGCTTTTTAGACTACACAACAATGGGTGTATCGTTTTTCGGTATTTCCATTCCAGGCTTCTTTTTAGGGCTTGGACTAATTTACATTTTTGGACTGACACTAAACTGGTTGCCAAGTGGTGGAATGTTCACGCTCGGAAAAGAAGGGGACTTACTCGACCGCATTAAACACTTAGTATTACCAGTTATGGTACTGAGCATTTATGTCGCAGGAACGAATATTCGTTACGTTCGTGCAAGTATGCTTGAGGTATTTGGTCAAGATTATTTACGTACGGCACGTGCAAAAGGACTAAAGGAATATGTTGTCACGAATAAACATGCCTTCCGAAATGCGCTTATTCCAATCATTACAATTATCGGAATTGAAGTGCCAGCATTACTTGGCGGTGCGGTTATTACAGAGCAAATTTTCCAATGGCCAGGTATGGGACAATTAACGATTCAATCTATCATGTCGCGTGACTATCCAACATTAATGGCTATTAACTTTATGGCCGCAATAATGGTGCTTAGCGCAAACTTAATTACAGATATAGTTTACTCGGTTGCGGATCCACGCATCAAGTATGACTAA
- the opp4C gene encoding oligopeptide ABC transporter permease — protein sequence MATTNVELQQNAPNSQQPATTLSKKEQGYFGMVMKRFFKHKMAVFGLISFIALTLMAIFAPFIAPYDPYAMNSVFGGAPSADHLLGTDQIGRDVLSRLIYASRVSLVVGIGAVSIFVIIGTIVGAVSAYFGGWIDMVFMRITDVFMAFPALMLILVIVSIVGPSLTNLILILGLLGWPAVARLVRGSVLSLKEMDFVKAAVALGYSTPRILFLHILPNAIAPVLVYATFGVASTILMEAALSFLGLGVRPPTASWGNMLTDAQSLTVLTEMPWLWIPPGLMIVIAVLSINFVGDGLRDAMDPKNMN from the coding sequence ATGGCTACAACAAATGTAGAGCTCCAGCAAAATGCACCAAATTCGCAGCAACCTGCTACCACGCTTTCAAAAAAGGAACAAGGCTATTTCGGCATGGTAATGAAGCGCTTCTTTAAGCATAAAATGGCCGTTTTTGGGCTCATTTCTTTTATTGCACTTACACTTATGGCAATATTTGCACCGTTTATTGCACCATATGATCCGTATGCAATGAATAGTGTTTTTGGCGGTGCACCGTCAGCGGACCATTTACTCGGGACTGATCAAATTGGGCGTGATGTACTAAGTCGCTTAATTTACGCATCACGTGTTTCACTCGTTGTTGGCATTGGAGCAGTAAGTATTTTCGTTATTATCGGTACGATTGTTGGCGCAGTGTCAGCTTATTTTGGTGGTTGGATTGACATGGTATTTATGCGCATTACCGATGTATTTATGGCATTTCCTGCATTGATGTTAATTTTAGTCATCGTAAGTATTGTTGGGCCTAGCTTAACAAACTTAATTTTGATATTAGGATTATTAGGATGGCCGGCAGTTGCAAGGCTTGTTCGAGGAAGTGTGTTATCGCTGAAGGAAATGGATTTTGTAAAGGCGGCAGTGGCGCTTGGTTATAGCACACCACGTATTTTATTTTTGCACATTCTACCTAATGCGATTGCACCGGTGCTTGTTTACGCGACTTTCGGTGTAGCGAGTACAATTTTAATGGAAGCCGCACTTAGCTTTTTAGGGCTCGGTGTACGTCCACCAACTGCAAGCTGGGGCAATATGCTGACGGATGCTCAGTCACTAACGGTTCTAACAGAAATGCCATGGTTATGGATCCCACCTGGCTTGATGATTGTCATTGCAGTATTGTCGATCAATTTTGTCGGCGATGGCCTGCGTGATGCAATGGATCCAAAGAATATGAATTAA
- a CDS encoding ABC transporter substrate-binding protein, which translates to MKKSLRFLLACMSIFALLALAACSNSTPDSSKEKETTTKTTASGDKIMYVGIMTPPTQLNPINARELNTQILSSILFESLFDLNENFEFLPKLADSMETEDNINFTVNLNKDAKWTDGEPFTTEDVLFTLKTMANPEVTSLGLQPLSVIEGLEANGTLAAGATEIAGVKVVDEHTFTVTTKVATDINYLKEKLGVDIRFLPEHVLKDEDPVNLHQSEFMRNPNVTNGAFTFVKLEADQYVEFAANKEYYRGTPKLEKIFFKVLPSTNLVAQLQTGEVHINHPGVGPIATDDLERVKNMSNVTLLNGHALYSQVVYVNLDTVSNEKARQALVQAMNRDLIIEQVQQGLAEPSDGPYPTGHPYSNKEKVYSYDPEAAKALLEEAGWDFGKVLNFAVPTGNKAREQAATVIAENLKAIGVQVEINKYDLPTVVQKGAAKEFDLLMLGLPFTLDPDLSAYYATGAPYNFSGYSNPKVDELFAQGKAEADVAKRQDIYSEVSSILQQDLPIIHLYALTSPGVVSNKVVNAKPTDFGMFYNIHEWDLTE; encoded by the coding sequence ATGAAAAAGAGTTTACGATTTTTACTAGCTTGTATGAGTATTTTTGCTTTGCTCGCACTGGCAGCTTGTAGCAATAGCACGCCGGACTCTTCAAAAGAAAAAGAAACAACTACGAAAACAACAGCTAGTGGCGACAAAATTATGTACGTAGGGATTATGACACCACCTACACAGCTAAATCCAATTAATGCGCGTGAACTAAATACTCAAATTTTATCATCAATTCTTTTTGAAAGCTTATTCGATCTTAATGAAAATTTCGAGTTTTTACCGAAATTAGCAGATAGCATGGAAACAGAGGATAACATCAATTTCACAGTAAACTTAAATAAAGATGCGAAATGGACAGACGGCGAACCGTTTACAACAGAAGACGTGTTATTCACACTAAAAACGATGGCAAATCCAGAAGTAACAAGCCTTGGTTTACAGCCTCTTTCTGTTATTGAAGGGCTTGAAGCGAACGGTACATTAGCTGCTGGTGCAACAGAAATTGCAGGTGTCAAAGTAGTCGATGAGCACACATTTACAGTAACAACAAAAGTAGCGACTGACATAAATTACTTGAAAGAAAAATTAGGCGTAGATATTCGTTTCTTACCTGAGCATGTGTTAAAAGACGAAGATCCAGTGAACCTACACCAAAGTGAATTTATGCGCAATCCAAACGTAACAAACGGTGCCTTTACATTTGTAAAGCTTGAAGCAGATCAATATGTAGAATTCGCGGCGAATAAAGAATACTACCGCGGCACACCAAAGCTTGAAAAAATCTTCTTCAAAGTATTACCATCAACAAACTTAGTAGCACAATTACAAACGGGCGAAGTGCATATTAACCACCCAGGTGTTGGTCCAATTGCAACAGATGATTTAGAGCGCGTAAAAAACATGTCAAACGTTACTTTATTAAATGGACATGCACTTTATAGCCAAGTTGTTTATGTAAACTTAGACACAGTATCAAATGAAAAAGCACGACAAGCACTTGTTCAGGCAATGAATCGTGACCTAATTATTGAGCAAGTACAACAAGGGTTAGCAGAACCTTCAGATGGTCCATACCCAACAGGACATCCATATTCTAATAAAGAAAAAGTGTATTCTTATGACCCTGAAGCAGCAAAAGCGTTATTAGAAGAAGCAGGCTGGGATTTCGGAAAAGTATTAAACTTTGCCGTACCAACAGGGAATAAGGCACGTGAGCAAGCTGCAACAGTAATTGCAGAAAACTTAAAAGCAATCGGAGTACAAGTTGAAATTAATAAATACGATTTACCAACTGTTGTTCAAAAAGGTGCAGCAAAAGAATTCGATCTATTAATGTTAGGCTTACCATTCACATTAGATCCAGACTTAAGTGCGTACTATGCAACAGGCGCACCTTATAACTTCTCTGGCTATAGCAATCCGAAAGTAGATGAGCTATTTGCACAAGGAAAAGCAGAGGCGGACGTAGCGAAACGTCAAGATATCTATAGTGAAGTATCTAGCATCCTTCAGCAAGATCTACCAATCATCCATTTATATGCACTAACTTCACCAGGTGTTGTGTCAAATAAAGTAGTTAATGCAAAACCAACAGATTTCGGTATGTTCTACAACATCCACGAGTGGGATTTAACAGAATAG
- a CDS encoding biotin transporter BioY has translation MKNSRTLSLTLVAIFAALSAIGAFIKIPLPIVPFTLQIIVVFLAGSLLGSKRGLLSQLVYVLVGLAGLPVFTQGGGFMYILQPTFGYLIGFVAGAYTIGFIIESVEQPTRKHFIIANLIGTAVIYTIGVSYLYVALNLWLDIPTNLSHVLAAGLFSTVGIDIALAIFTSLLATRIYPLLKTIQTKRGSQTEPANDYRQGY, from the coding sequence TTGAAAAACTCACGTACCTTATCTCTTACACTAGTTGCAATTTTTGCCGCATTGTCCGCAATTGGAGCCTTTATAAAAATCCCGTTACCCATTGTCCCCTTTACACTGCAAATTATTGTTGTGTTTTTAGCAGGTTCCTTATTAGGAAGTAAGCGAGGTTTACTTAGTCAATTGGTTTATGTCCTAGTGGGTTTGGCAGGACTACCTGTCTTTACACAAGGCGGAGGTTTTATGTATATATTACAGCCGACGTTTGGTTATTTAATAGGCTTCGTTGCAGGTGCCTATACGATCGGCTTCATCATTGAAAGCGTCGAACAACCTACACGTAAACATTTTATTATCGCAAATTTAATTGGAACTGCCGTCATTTATACAATTGGCGTTAGTTACCTTTACGTTGCATTAAATCTTTGGCTAGACATACCAACTAATCTATCACACGTACTTGCAGCAGGATTGTTTAGTACGGTAGGCATAGACATTGCGCTTGCTATTTTTACAAGTTTATTAGCTACACGTATATACCCATTATTGAAAACAATCCAAACAAAAAGAGGCTCACAAACCGAACCGGCAAACGATTATAGACAAGGTTATTAA
- the bioA gene encoding adenosylmethionine--8-amino-7-oxononanoate transaminase, translating to MTYKELQALDTKHIWHPCSQMKDYESFPPIVIERGKGVWLYDKQGKRYLDAVSSWWVNLFGHTNPRISKALAEQAQKLEHVIFANFTHMPAIHVAEKLVALTPKGLEKVFFADNGSAAIEVALKMSFQYRAQTNQPKKKRFLAFTNAYHGETLGALSVGGVDLYNEVYAPLLLNVVHTQGPDCFRCPFSESPTTCNAPCTQYVEEQLKQHADTISAAIIEPLIQAAAGMKMYPAVFLEKLRVLCDQYDVHLIADEVAVGFGRTGSLFACEQADITPDFLCLSKGITGGYLPLSAVLTTNEVYNAFYDDYGTMKAFLHSHSYTGNPLALRVAQEVLTIFEEEEVMTKLVPKQQLLKKLAQEAFSQLPYVGEYRQTGFVGAIELVANKNTKAPFPSEERIGYQIYQRALEKGLLIRPLGNIIYFMPPYVISEDEIEWMIETTKEVIDQFFKERWE from the coding sequence ATGACATATAAAGAACTACAAGCCCTCGATACTAAACATATATGGCATCCTTGCTCACAAATGAAAGATTATGAATCCTTTCCACCGATCGTGATAGAACGTGGTAAGGGGGTGTGGTTGTATGACAAACAAGGTAAACGCTATTTAGATGCGGTTTCATCGTGGTGGGTCAATTTATTTGGCCATACGAATCCACGTATTAGCAAGGCTTTAGCTGAGCAAGCGCAAAAATTGGAACACGTAATTTTTGCAAACTTTACCCATATGCCTGCGATTCATGTGGCAGAAAAACTCGTTGCGTTGACACCAAAAGGTTTGGAAAAAGTGTTTTTTGCCGATAACGGATCCGCCGCAATTGAAGTGGCCCTAAAAATGAGCTTTCAGTACCGTGCCCAAACGAATCAGCCGAAGAAAAAACGTTTTTTAGCGTTTACAAATGCCTATCATGGCGAAACACTCGGTGCCTTGTCTGTTGGAGGGGTTGATTTATACAACGAAGTATATGCTCCTCTGTTATTAAATGTCGTACATACACAGGGACCTGATTGCTTCCGCTGTCCTTTTAGCGAGTCACCTACGACCTGTAATGCACCTTGTACACAGTACGTAGAAGAACAATTGAAACAACATGCCGACACAATTTCTGCAGCTATTATTGAGCCGTTAATTCAAGCAGCAGCAGGTATGAAAATGTATCCTGCAGTATTTCTGGAAAAATTAAGAGTATTATGTGATCAATACGATGTGCATCTCATTGCAGATGAGGTGGCAGTTGGCTTTGGTCGTACTGGATCATTATTTGCCTGCGAGCAAGCTGATATTACACCGGATTTTTTATGTTTATCGAAAGGGATTACAGGCGGATACTTGCCGCTCTCTGCAGTACTGACAACGAATGAAGTGTATAACGCCTTTTATGACGACTACGGAACGATGAAGGCTTTCTTACATTCACATAGTTATACAGGTAACCCACTCGCCCTACGTGTAGCACAGGAAGTATTGACAATTTTTGAAGAAGAAGAAGTAATGACTAAGTTAGTACCCAAACAACAATTATTAAAAAAATTAGCACAGGAAGCATTCAGTCAGTTACCTTATGTAGGTGAATATCGCCAAACCGGCTTTGTTGGTGCAATAGAATTAGTTGCGAATAAAAACACGAAGGCCCCATTCCCAAGTGAAGAGCGCATCGGTTATCAAATTTATCAGCGTGCACTAGAAAAAGGGCTCCTAATCCGTCCGCTTGGTAATATTATCTATTTCATGCCACCATATGTCATTTCGGAAGATGAAATCGAATGGATGATTGAAACGACGAAGGAAGTTATCGACCAATTTTTTAAAGAAAGATGGGAATAA
- the bioD gene encoding dethiobiotin synthase has protein sequence MRHFWVVGTDTDVGKTFITTLIMRHLQMQGHKVIPYKPVQTGVVENKGHYYYHDTTSYLEYSLQPLSKEALNTYSFPIAASPHYAAELEGETINEDTLLIAIEQLKRDYDTIICEGAGGLYVPLHSDTTVTLIDVIQKSALPVILVANTKLGTINHTLLSIKALQARNIDLIGVVFNQFEQRTIEKNNIDTINRFINVPSVVIEANRTIESFDHESIFERLMTYDI, from the coding sequence TTGAGACATTTTTGGGTAGTTGGTACTGACACAGATGTTGGAAAAACATTTATCACAACATTAATCATGCGTCATCTGCAAATGCAAGGACATAAAGTGATACCATACAAACCTGTACAAACTGGTGTAGTCGAAAATAAAGGTCACTATTATTACCATGACACAACAAGCTATTTAGAATATAGTTTACAGCCTTTATCTAAAGAGGCACTGAATACATACTCCTTCCCCATAGCGGCATCACCGCATTATGCCGCTGAACTTGAAGGAGAAACAATTAATGAAGATACGCTTTTAATAGCCATTGAACAGTTAAAACGAGACTATGACACGATTATTTGTGAGGGAGCTGGGGGGTTGTATGTACCACTTCATTCGGATACTACTGTGACATTAATTGATGTTATCCAGAAATCCGCACTACCTGTCATACTCGTAGCGAATACGAAGCTTGGTACAATCAACCATACTTTATTATCGATCAAGGCACTGCAGGCGCGTAATATCGATTTAATAGGTGTTGTTTTCAACCAATTTGAACAACGTACAATAGAAAAAAATAATATCGACACAATAAATAGATTTATCAATGTGCCATCCGTGGTCATTGAGGCGAATCGTACAATTGAAAGCTTCGATCATGAATCGATTTTTGAAAGGCTGATGACCTATGACATATAA